From Aliarcobacter butzleri, the proteins below share one genomic window:
- the cybH gene encoding Ni/Fe-hydrogenase, b-type cytochrome subunit yields MIKKHYEYSLWLRITHWLRMLAITVLTFTGFYLAYPFISPSLNGGEPTNFLNALMRSWHIIFGFLLICVTFGKMYLFFFDRQSKKERISFFDFISPKMWIKQIKYYILIGEHTHLKGVYNPLQFMAYSGIYISLILISLTGLILHIHVYHEGIGGFLYGILRPIEVLMGGLAMVREIHHICMWIFIIFLPIHIYLVVFNSVYGKKGDMDSIISGYKWEDHK; encoded by the coding sequence ATGATAAAAAAACATTATGAATACTCTTTATGGTTGAGGATTACTCACTGGCTTAGAATGCTTGCTATTACAGTTTTAACTTTTACAGGTTTTTATTTGGCATATCCATTTATATCTCCATCATTAAATGGAGGTGAGCCAACAAACTTTTTAAATGCTTTGATGAGAAGTTGGCACATAATTTTTGGATTTTTATTGATTTGTGTAACTTTTGGAAAAATGTATTTATTCTTTTTTGATAGACAAAGTAAAAAAGAGAGGATATCTTTTTTTGATTTTATCTCGCCAAAAATGTGGATAAAACAGATAAAGTATTATATTTTAATAGGTGAACATACTCATTTAAAAGGTGTTTATAATCCACTACAATTTATGGCATATTCTGGAATTTATATATCTTTGATACTTATTTCTTTAACAGGGTTGATTTTACATATTCATGTTTATCATGAAGGAATAGGTGGATTTTTATATGGTATTTTAAGACCAATTGAAGTTTTAATGGGTGGATTAGCTATGGTTAGAGAAATTCATCATATTTGTATGTGGATTTTCATAATATTTTTGCCTATTCATATCTATTTGGTTGTTTTCAACTCAGTTTATGGAAAAAAAGGAGATATGGATTCTATTATCTCTGGATATAAATGGGAAGACCACAAATAA
- a CDS encoding nickel-dependent hydrogenase large subunit, protein MPNKRVIIDPITRIEGHLRIEVEVDENNVIQKAYSSSTLWRGLETIVKNRDPRDAGFLMQRICGVCTFSHYRAGIEAVEDALGIVPPINAKLTRSLMNMALFMHDHIVHFYHLHGLDWVDVVSALDADEQKASKEAFKYSDFPIATGENDLKKVKTRVKEFVEKGQLGPFANAYWGHKTYRLSSEQNLILLSHYLKALEVQRDLAKLMAIFGGKQPHPQSLTVGGVTCVMDLLDPSRMGEYLTLFKVSAEFIENAYQADIIMAASVFKDELSVTRPAGVMNFMAHQEMRLNKTEFLFDSGIIFDGDLSKVYDINENLITEEATHSWYQNNEALHPYDGKTNPLYTGLRDMDTIGMNNEVVHSKVVDEKGKYTWIKSPRYDGKAMEVGPLACILISYAKGNKKIVPIVDEFLQKTGLPKSALFTTLGRTAARMLQVKAVAKHGLEAFNTLIENLKVDETTFTSYNIDKDKEYKGRFIGDVPRGMLSHWIRIKNGVVENYQAVVPSTWNAGPIDATGQMGPYEANLVGLKVQDISQPLEIIRIIHSFDPCIACAVHVMDKKGNDLGTYKVDPLYGFSC, encoded by the coding sequence ATGCCGAATAAAAGAGTAATAATAGACCCAATTACAAGAATTGAAGGGCACTTGCGAATAGAAGTTGAAGTAGATGAAAATAATGTAATTCAAAAAGCATATTCATCTTCAACATTATGGAGAGGTTTAGAAACAATAGTAAAAAATAGAGACCCAAGAGATGCTGGGTTTTTAATGCAAAGAATTTGTGGTGTTTGTACATTTTCTCATTATAGAGCAGGAATTGAAGCAGTTGAAGATGCTTTAGGAATAGTTCCACCAATAAATGCAAAACTTACAAGAAGTTTGATGAATATGGCTTTGTTTATGCATGACCATATAGTACATTTTTACCATTTACATGGTCTTGATTGGGTTGATGTTGTATCTGCTCTTGATGCAGATGAACAAAAAGCTTCAAAAGAGGCATTTAAATATAGTGATTTCCCAATAGCAACTGGAGAAAATGACTTAAAAAAAGTAAAAACAAGAGTTAAAGAGTTTGTAGAAAAAGGACAATTAGGACCGTTTGCAAATGCTTATTGGGGACATAAAACTTATAGATTAAGTTCTGAACAAAACTTAATTTTATTAAGTCACTATTTAAAAGCTTTAGAAGTTCAAAGAGATTTAGCAAAACTTATGGCTATTTTTGGAGGAAAACAACCACATCCACAAAGTTTAACAGTTGGTGGAGTAACTTGTGTTATGGATTTATTAGATCCTTCAAGAATGGGAGAATATTTAACTTTATTTAAAGTTAGTGCAGAGTTTATAGAAAATGCTTATCAAGCAGATATCATAATGGCAGCAAGTGTATTTAAAGATGAGTTATCTGTTACAAGACCAGCTGGAGTTATGAATTTTATGGCTCATCAAGAGATGAGATTAAATAAAACGGAATTTTTATTTGATTCTGGAATTATTTTTGATGGAGATTTATCAAAAGTTTACGATATAAATGAAAATTTGATAACAGAAGAAGCAACTCACTCTTGGTATCAAAATAATGAAGCACTTCATCCTTATGATGGTAAAACAAATCCTTTATATACAGGGTTAAGAGATATGGATACTATTGGAATGAATAACGAAGTAGTTCATTCTAAAGTTGTAGATGAAAAAGGGAAATATACTTGGATTAAATCTCCAAGATATGATGGAAAAGCTATGGAAGTTGGACCACTTGCATGTATTTTAATATCTTATGCAAAAGGAAATAAAAAAATAGTTCCAATAGTAGATGAGTTTTTACAAAAAACTGGTTTACCAAAAAGTGCATTATTTACTACTTTAGGAAGAACAGCAGCTAGAATGTTACAAGTAAAAGCTGTTGCTAAACATGGATTAGAAGCTTTTAATACTTTAATTGAAAATCTAAAAGTAGATGAAACAACTTTTACTTCTTATAATATTGATAAAGATAAAGAGTATAAAGGAAGATTCATAGGAGATGTTCCAAGAGGAATGTTATCTCACTGGATTAGAATAAAAAATGGAGTTGTTGAAAACTATCAAGCTGTTGTTCCTTCAACTTGGAATGCAGGACCAATAGATGCAACAGGACAAATGGGACCTTATGAAGCAAATCTAGTTGGTTTAAAAGTGCAAGATATTTCTCAACCTCTTGAAATTATTAGAATTATTCATAGTTTTGACCCTTGTATTGCCTGTGCTGTTCATGTTATGGATAAAAAAGGTAATGACTTAGGAACATACAAAGTGGATCCATTATATGGTTTTTCTTGCTAA
- a CDS encoding HyaD/HybD family hydrogenase maturation endopeptidase, which produces MNILILGIGNILFQDEGIGAHFIHYLDEKYEFISQENSVSLVDGGTLAQRLIPEIIKYDEVLIIDCIDAINSKAGDVFFFDFKKVPSNINWQGSAHEVEMLQTLNMIDMNKDLPTTHILGVIPKRVADDTTFELSSEIIQASKTMQMVVVDYLTKHQITVNQIKEVDIKEIALVSFKRDIKNGPKV; this is translated from the coding sequence ATGAATATTTTAATTTTAGGAATAGGAAATATCCTATTCCAAGATGAAGGAATAGGTGCACATTTTATTCACTATTTAGATGAAAAGTATGAGTTTATATCACAAGAAAATAGTGTAAGTTTAGTTGATGGTGGAACTTTAGCTCAAAGATTAATTCCTGAAATCATAAAGTATGATGAAGTTTTGATTATTGATTGTATTGATGCAATAAATTCAAAAGCAGGTGATGTTTTTTTCTTTGATTTTAAAAAAGTTCCTTCAAATATAAACTGGCAAGGAAGTGCTCACGAAGTTGAGATGCTTCAAACACTAAATATGATTGATATGAACAAAGATTTGCCTACAACACATATTTTAGGAGTAATTCCTAAAAGAGTTGCAGATGATACTACTTTTGAGTTAAGCAGTGAAATTATACAAGCTTCAAAAACTATGCAGATGGTTGTTGTTGATTATCTTACAAAACATCAAATTACAGTAAATCAGATAAAAGAAGTTGATATAAAAGAGATAGCTTTGGTTTCATTTAAAAGAGATATAAAAAATGGTCCTAAAGTTTAA